In Acidobacteriota bacterium, the DNA window GGTCCTGGCCCCCGGGACTCTCAACTTCGGTCTTGGCCGGTACCAGGTCGCCGGCCCAGGACGCCAGCGGCAGGCTCATGAGCGCCGCCACCAAGAAAATCGTGACCTTCTGTTTTGTTTTCATCGTTCTGGTCCTCCTTGTCCAATTTCGGCCCGGATTCCAACCAACGGTTGAATCGCTTACGGCCCGTTTGCTTAGGCACTCGGACGGCCGACTCGCCACCCGGTGCGACTGACATTTCTATAGACGCAAGTGAGGGCGAAAGCGATGTAAAGAGTCGGTCAATCCCGTGTAAAGTTTTGTGGTCAAGTTCGGAACCGCTGCGGCGTCGGCCTGTCGCGGGATAGGGGTCGTCGCGGTAATTTCGGTGAAACCGGGCAGGAAGGCCGCTCGTTCTACCTTCAGATGTCGAAGAATTCCCCACCAGCCGGCAGAACACCGAAGAAATCCCCTTCAGGCAAAGGAGCTTCCCAGTGTGCCGAAAACCGTTAATTCAGATGATGGCGGCCATTTCCGTGGTTCTGTGGTCGTCGGACCTTCGCGCCGAATGGACTCGTTTTAGAGGGCCGAACGGCGATGGGGTCAGCACCGAAGAGCATTCCCTCCCCACCCACTGGAGCGGGACCCGCAACCTGCAATGGAAGATTCCGCTGCCCGGTCCGGGTTCCTCCAGCCCCATCGTGGTTGGCGACAAGATCTTTGTAACCTCCTGGTCGGGATACGGAAGGGATCGCAGAAACCCCGGCGATCTGAAACAACTGCGCCGTCACCTGACCTGCATCGATCGTCACAGCGGCAAGACCCTCTGGTCGGCAGCCATTGCGGCCCGACTGCCGGAAATCGGCTACAGCGGGAGGATTACTGAACACGGTTATGCCTCACACACACCGGTCTCCGATGGAAAGCACGTTTATGTCTTCTTCGGCAAGAGCGGAGCCTTTTGCTTCGACATGAAAGGGAAGCAGGTCTGGCAGAGGCACATCGGCATGGAATCGGACCCCCAAGGCCGCGGGTCCGCTTCCAGCCCCATCCTTTATGAGGATCTGCTCATTGTTACGGCCGGGGCCGAAAGCGAAGCCCTGGTAGCCTTGGACAGGAAGACGGGGGAAGAAGTCTGGAGACAGGAGGCAGCAGGACTGAACGCCACCTGGGGCACTCCCGCACTGGCTGAGGCTGGCCTGAACCGGACAGATCTGGTGATCGCGGTCCCCAGTGAGATCTGGGGCCTTAACCCGAACACCGGCAGGCTGCGTTGGTATTCCTCGGGGCTGTCATCCGGAAATGCCAATTCCAGCGCGATTTCCAACGAAGGGATCGTCTATTCCGTCGAGTCCGGCGCAGGGGGCGCCGGCGGGATAGCCGTTCGGGCAGGAGGAAAGGGTGACGTCACCGCATCTCGCATCGTCTGGTCTGCCCGTCACGCCAACCGGACGGCAACACCCATCCTCTACCAGGGGCGGCTCTACACATTCTCGAACCGAATCGTCACCTGTATCGACGCCGCAACCGGCAACGAGATATTCAAGGCCCGCCTGAGCGCCGAGGGCGCCGGCTCTGCAACTCGGAGGAGCTCCAGAAGAGGCGGCTTCGGAGGCGACTACGCATCTCCCGTCATTGGCGACGGCAAAGTCTATTTTGTGACGCGCTCCGGACGGGTCTTCGTGCTCAAGGCCAGCGAGCGATTCGAACTCCTGGCCGTCAACAACATGGGCGCAGAGGGCGAGGACTTCAGCGCCACGCCGGCCATCAGCCAGGGTCGCCTGTTCCTGCGTTCCAACCTCAATCTCTACTGCCTGACACTCAAGGAGGATCAGGACCGTTCCGCTGGGCAACCGGCTGAAGCCGCCCCTGCTCCGGAGGTCCGGGAAACTCCTTCAGCTTCGCAAGTGCCGCCCGGCCCGGGTCGATTCGATGGCCAGCGCCGGCGCCGTGGCGGTTTCGATCCTGCCTGGATCTTTCAGCGCCGCGATGCCAATGGCGACGGCAAGCT includes these proteins:
- a CDS encoding PQQ-binding-like beta-propeller repeat protein is translated as MCRKPLIQMMAAISVVLWSSDLRAEWTRFRGPNGDGVSTEEHSLPTHWSGTRNLQWKIPLPGPGSSSPIVVGDKIFVTSWSGYGRDRRNPGDLKQLRRHLTCIDRHSGKTLWSAAIAARLPEIGYSGRITEHGYASHTPVSDGKHVYVFFGKSGAFCFDMKGKQVWQRHIGMESDPQGRGSASSPILYEDLLIVTAGAESEALVALDRKTGEEVWRQEAAGLNATWGTPALAEAGLNRTDLVIAVPSEIWGLNPNTGRLRWYSSGLSSGNANSSAISNEGIVYSVESGAGGAGGIAVRAGGKGDVTASRIVWSARHANRTATPILYQGRLYTFSNRIVTCIDAATGNEIFKARLSAEGAGSATRRSSRRGGFGGDYASPVIGDGKVYFVTRSGRVFVLKASERFELLAVNNMGAEGEDFSATPAISQGRLFLRSNLNLYCLTLKEDQDRSAGQPAEAAPAPEVRETPSASQVPPGPGRFDGQRRRRGGFDPAWIFQRRDANGDGKLSGHEIPERMRGNLGRLDADGDGAVTLAEFRQAMNQMRGSRRGRSRGREGGRFGGRDRRQGRPERPQRPGFES